In Rhipicephalus sanguineus isolate Rsan-2018 unplaced genomic scaffold, BIME_Rsan_1.4 Seq2468, whole genome shotgun sequence, the DNA window gacgacttgcagctcactttaattttacatgtacgctgtgaattttcattgtttagaaaaccattgctttagaaaacatctggcgtctttcgttaagcagctggcgtcttttcgttttgctttagaaacatctggcgttctttcgtttgcttttacagaaacacctggcgtctttcgttggtttatttcatcaatcaacggcgttttgaacaaaatttttattgtttaatcacgcacaggagaaatctcacaggcactacttggaggtaaacaatggctgctaatgggaatgagagacagaagaagtcggcttttagctaacacttacacttctacttctactaacgttcctactggaacatgcaatggctgctaatggggaatgagagacagaagaattcggcttttagttaacgcgcacgctgcgaatttttattgttcacaacgcacaggaaaattcccaccggcaccaccttggaggttaagcgtaagactggttacgcactacgactacgagggacgaaacgggtgccgccttaaggagcttcgcccctaaaagccactgccgtaagcagccagaaccaccttgagaTCAGCCCAAAAACAAAGTGGTGGGGGCAAGGAAGGAATGCCAGGTGTGGTATCCTACGCGCCCTGCAAacttgtctgtgacgtcgacaatactcgctctACTCGTGGAACATCACACAGGGTTCCCAATCTACATCATACTAGTGGCAATCTCTCGAGGGGCTTCCAACACAGATAAGCAGTCACGCTTACTTCAgcaccaaattaaaatatcttaaaggcaattCACCATGACTTATCGGTAAGATAAGGTAAGATAAGAACAATCAATAGATACAGTACGTCTAAAATAAAGATCAAAGAAACAATCATTTCAGCAGGgcaaaaaaacatttcatttgaaaCTACGTTGATGACGTCAGCAGGTAACCTATTCCAGTCTTGGATAGATTTGGAAAGAAAAATTTCTTTAAAAAGTTCTGTCCTGGCAGTAGAACCTCTCGTACTTTTCGCTCATGGTACACGCGTTGTGGCCTATAGTGAGGCGGCATTATATACATGTCTCTCTGTATATTAACCATACCATAGTATATGGAATGAAAAAGCTTCAGGCGCAGCTTTCTGCGTCGTTCTACAAGGGTACCCCATTTAAGTTCTTCCTTGGTTCTTGTTGCACTGAAATTAATTGTGTATTGATGGGACACGTACCTCGCACCTAGATTCTGAACCCTTTCAAGTTTATGAACGTCGCGCGCCGTCGGAGGGTCTCACACTACACACTACACAAGCCTACTCGAGGACGGACCTCACGTACATCTTGAAGAATAGCTCACGCGTGGAATGACTGAATGAACCAGAGTTCCTGCAAATGAAGCCCAGCATTTTTCCCGCCTTTCCGGTTACGTAGCTAACCTGCTTCTGCCACGATAATTCTGCATGCTCATGGCTGCACACAGAAAACAATTACACTGATGCAGTCAGATTACTTCCTGCAAACTTCTTGGGTTGACTCACACTATGTGGAAATTGCTACATGTCACAAAGCAAAGAAGCAAACAATCAAGCTGTGCCCTTGCAAGACAACACGCTACAAAATTGACATTGCTTATTTGTAAAGTTCCTTGTTTTAAATACACGAAGCAAGTTCCCAACTCCTACTCAAATGTGCATCGCTTGCGTTAAGCGCTCACGCTTCTCCTCGCCTTGGCGACGCAGCACAGCTTCAGTTGCTGCTAAAGGGCCACTGTTGGGGGGAATGTCATCCGGTTGTGCCTCCCATTCCCACGTTTAATGTCCATCATCGGTGTAGGGTGGCACATCCACATCACCACAGTTAACGCACATGTTGTGCAAAACACAACAAGCTATTATAAACTTGTTCATTTTGTCCACAAACAGGAAGTCCAAGTGTAGCAGCTGGCGGAACCTGGCCTTGAGATCTCCAAACGCGTTCTCAATTTTCACCCTCGTTGCCGAGAAGTGGTAGTTGAAGGCACGCTGCCTTGCATCGGGGTCACCATAATTTCTAAATGAAGTTATCAGGTGATCCCGAAGCGGGTAGGCAGCGTCCCCAAGAACGTGGTACTTCCCGGCACAGCACACACGAGGCAACTTTGCAGCAAGCCTGGATGTGTTGAAGATTCTCGAGTCGTGAATCTTGCTGGGGTGTCCAGTAGTAACATCGAGAAACTTCTTTGTGTGATCACACACAGCTTGCAGTGTAAGGGACAGGTAACTGTGCCTGTTTACGTAGGTGGAACGCACCTTTTTTGCTGGGCAGCGGATACTGATGTAAGATCCATCGATACACCCGATCGTATTGGGCACTCCTGACACCTGTGACAGTGAGAGGAAAAAGAACACACCTGTAATGAACATCTTGATAGTAATTAATTTTAACAACTGGATGAGTGGTATGTTGGTCTTAGTGGAGCTTGGGTTACGTCAAATAAGTTTTTACATGCCAAAGCCATGAAATGATTGTGCGGTACACCACTGCGAAGGGCACCAGAAATTTCAACGAGCTGTGGTCTTTTTATGTGCACTGCAAATGAACAATATACGTTCCTCTAGCATTTCTCATTTGATAATGCGACTTCTTTGATTGAGATAGTACCCACATCTTTTGGAGGAGCAGCTGAGTACCACGTCCACTGTCCCCCCAAGGCAGCTTAACATGCTAAATCGATGCACTTCGTAAGTATTCTCAAAAGGGAGCTACAATTTGGCAACTCCTCTGTTCTGTGTGCCATGAAGCAGTGAAAAACAACTAAAATTCTTACTTGTTGAAAGTTCGCCGACAGCTGATCAAGGTCTGCTGGAAATGATATCACTTCTTCTGCGATGTCCACAAAATATTCGAGTGTGCGCTTCACAACTCTAAACGCTGTCG includes these proteins:
- the LOC119376850 gene encoding uncharacterized protein LOC119376850 — translated: MAAFAAVVELLSSDESSSSSSSSSSDEEDCEETQIVGFIENVVRLYTDEEVSTEDHIFIIPEIPNFIFLLFASLQFRQDFRVSRCVAETLIRGFEGSRHYPCSDRGGSPSKTAEEHILVFLWFAANKACLRDVAGRFGMGTATAFRVVKRTLEYFVDIAEEVISFPADLDQLSANFQQVSGVPNTIGCIDGSYISIRCPAKKVRSTYVNRHSYLSLTLQAVCDHTKKFLDVTTGHPSKIHDSRIFNTSRLAAKLPRVCCAGKYHVLGDAAYPLRDHLITSFRNYGDPDARQRAFNYHFSATRVKIENAFGDLKARFRQLLHLDFLFVDKMNKFIIACCVLHNMCVNCGDVDVPPYTDDGH